The window CCAGGACCATCATCCTCTGACTGTTTCAGTCGCTTTTTGGCACGGATTTCGTTCATAGCTTCTTCAATGGAGCGCGTGTCCCGCTTGTTTGCGACAGGAACTGCATGAGGAAAGACAGGGGAAATAAAACCATTCAGTTAAGGAACTGAAAGATTCTTTGTACAAGAGTTAAAGGTTGTAATTGGTTTTGTGAGTAATAATTCCAACTGGCCACAGCTAAAAGGGGCAGAATATATTCTTTTTCCAAAGCAGATAACAAAATGCTTGAGCTCATCCTAGAGGCAATAAATAGACCATCCCTATGCCTATTTCCTGGCATCCCTAGCCCCAGAGTTAAAAGGATTGGGGTCTCCGTGTCAGTGACCCGAGCCATCCCAGTCCTATAAATTAGGTCGAGTATGGGGGGGGCAGAGGCCACAGATGAAGGGCTTACCACAGCCGTAAGCCTTGTTTGCCTCCAGTGTATGAGCTGCATCCTTAGCTGCGACCTTGCCAATGAGGTGACTGTATTTGTCCTTGTAGTTGGTGTTGGGATTGACTTTCATGGGACCTTTTAAGGCTTCTTCCTCAGCCTCCTTCTGGGCCAACTCCTACTCCGtgataacaaaaaaaatacaatcagTATGCATTACTGACAGAGGATTATCTATATACAAAGCCTCAAACCAATATACGTATTGCGAACCGCCTAGATCCTCTTATGTTGCAATTCGCAATATAGCAAGTTTTTTATTAAACGTAAACAACATTTATTCTGTATGTTAAACATTAACCAATAAGGCGTGGAAAATTCTTTTTTTAGATAACTGTTTACACAATACACTTTTTCCCACTAGACTGAAAATGATATGAATGGTGTtgcttgtatctttttttttttttaggtttaaatattttatgtgtcaacatttttattgatgattccaccTGGTAACACATCCATTAGAGTACATACACAACAAATTGTAAAGCTATCgttcttatgtacattaatcttaagttgctatcatcagtttttgttttataacagtaccctctcttatccccctccccccttactaccttcacttttgccatGCACACTGAAAGAAATAGTCAGCATGTTACATTAAACTGAAACCGTAATTCCAATAGTAACACCTTACATTATTCCGTGATTGAACCCCTTATTActattactagccgttgagcccgtaaaaacgggctggtattgaggttttcctcccccgcggtcaccaccgctcccctcccccccgcgaagtcgtcgccgccgccacccctccacctggcccgggccctctcttcacttctgaacttacagatccattcgccgaacgcagcaacgcacatcagctgagctgccccttccttctctgcctgtgtgtgtcccgccctcgctgacgttacgtcacaggagggcggggccacaggcaaagaaggaagggctcactgcagctcagctgatgtgcgttgctgcgttcggcgaatggatgtgtaagttcagaagggaagagagggcccgggccgggtggaggggtggcggcggcgactcctaGTGGGGAGGGGAGCggcagcaacctcggcggcgcagtttccctctctgtcccgccaccccccccccccccgtcatcacgtattgacgcgggggcgggacagagagggaagtctctactgcgcatttgcgagtgagtacggtcactcgccgtttatatgtttgattcccccctcccctccccgtctttTTAAATACTCCATGCTCATTCGTAATCCTTTCATGGTCTAGTCAAAGCCATCCTCTTCATTTTCCTATATTTAATGTGTTGGTAAAGGTTCACTGCCTTACTGGTGCTGGTGTTGCTTGTATCTTTAACAATCCACCTtcttaaaaaggaggaaaaagagcctcaccGAGCTCCTAGACCAAAATAGCGTCTATTGGAGCTTGAGCGGATGCAATgctatcctctgttcatcataggCTCAGAAAAAACCTCCTAAAAATTAGTTTAGTTTTGCACCTCAAACCAGCGAAATTTATTGAAAGAACACTTTATCTTTCACGCTGAAAatgagatctactactactactactacttaacatttctaaagcgctactagggttacgcagcgctgtacaatttaacatagaaggacagtccctgctcaaaggagcttacaatctaaaggacaaatgtacagtctgtcaaattggggcagtctagatttcctgtaaggtataaaggttaggtgccgaaagcaacattgaagaggtgggctttgagcaaagatttgaagatgggtagggagggggcttggcgtaagggctcaggaagttgattccaagcatagggtgaggcgaggcagaatgagcggtggtggagaagggtactgagaggagggatttgtcctgtgagcggaggttacaggcgggaacgtaaggggaaatgagggtagagaggtaatgaggggctgcagactgagtgcatttgtaggtaagaaggagaagcttgaactgtatgcggtatctgattggaagccagtgaagtgacctgagaagaggggtgatatgagtatatcggttcaggcggaatataagacgtgcagcagagttctgaacagattgaaggggggatagatggctaagtgggaggccagtaaggagtaggttgcagtagtcaaggcgagaggtaatgagagatcTTGTCCCTCTTCTGCCACACcaagccaacggtggccagcgtttcgaaaaaaactgcttcagggtcttggtggcgcAAGACTGGGACAATCCATCACAAAGTTGTGGTGCTCACATCATTACAAACATTGGGCTGACAACTGGGGATActcggttcaaatcctgctgctgctccttgtgagcttgggcaagccactttcaaaaagtgcaaagaccaggggacactcgatgaaattacatggaaatacttttaaaaacaaacaggaggaaatatttttttcacgcaaagaatagttaagctccggaactcgctgctggaggatgtggtaatggcggttaacacatctgggtttaaaaaaggtttgaaaaagttcctggaggaaaagtccatagtccgctatagagacagacatgggggaagccactgcttgccctgggattggtagcatggaatgttgctgctatttgggtttctgccaggtatgtgtgacctggactGAATTTAAACTCTGCACCTTAGCTTTTCAGATTTTTGTAAGGTAGTGCTCCATTTTGAACAAGATCGAAATTCAATCTTGAAATTATTCTTCAAAAACTCTACAAAGCCTTTCTTGGGAGATAGAATTTGGATCTATCCAGATGTGGTGAAGACCACACAGGACAGACAAAAGGCATTCTTGACTCTTAGAGAAGAGACTCCTTCATTAGAGGCTAGTTTTACTCTttcctatccttgtaaatgcttaGTAAAGTATttagataaaaaatatattttctttgaacctgagcaactgaaagaattcttggaaattaaaaaaagttaCCAGATAGAGTCTGAATAGTAAGAAATCTGATTAAGGCTTAATTAGATGGATCTTAAATCCAGGCCatctttgtttcatttctttcttgTTCTTCTTAAGAATTATTTACCACCAAATTTTCTTAACGCCCTCACTAAGTTTGattaggtggtctaagaaagagttaattttttttttttgttacatttgtaccccacgctttcccactcatggcaggctcaatgcggcatacatggggcaatggagggttaagtgacttgcccagagtcacaaggagctgcctgtgcctgaagtgggaatggaactcagttccccaggaccaaagttcaccaccctaaccactaggccactcctccactgttgctactattggagattctacatattggagtcggcccttgcagatcaccaatgtggccgcgcaggcttctgcttctgtgagtctgacgtcctgcaggacgtcagactcacagaaacagaagcctgcgcagccttctacatggaatgttgctagtggaatagcaacattccatgtagaatctccaatagtagcaacattccatgtagaatctccaatagtatctattttatttttgttacatttgtaccctgcgctttcccactcacggcaggctcaatgcggcttacatggggcaatggagggttaagtgacttgcccagagtcacaaggatctgcctgtgcctgaagtgggaatcgaactcagttcctcaggaccaaagtccaccaccctaaccactaggccactcctccacttgaggttctacatggaatgttgctactattggagattctacatattggagtcggcccttgcagatcaccaatgtggccgcgcaggcttctgcttctgtgagtctgacgtccagcacgtacgtgcaggacgtcagactcacagaaacagaagcctgcgcagccttctacatggaatgttgctactggaatagcaacattccatgtagaatctccaatagtagcaacattccatgtagaatctccaatagtatctattttatttttgttacatttgtaccctgcactttcccactcatggcaggctcaatgcggcttacatggggcaatggagggttaagtgacttgcccagagtcacaaggagctgcctgtgcctgaagtgggaatcgaactcagttcctcagttccccaggaccaaagtccaccaccctaaccactatatcGTAAGCCACTTAGACTTTTATTATATAGGTAGCACATCAAATAAACTGAATCTTGAACCTCTGTGTTCTCAGCACTGAGTCACACAATAACATTGGTTGCAGTGATGGCCTATTGGTTGCTTATTCGttacccttctccacctagagCCATGAATAGTGCAGGCTGTACATttttcaaataaatacataaaaccaaCAGTCTATTCAGAAAGAGTACCTTCAATTTTCGTTTCTCGCCTGCCTTCTGGGGATCCCACGCCTCTCCCTTGCGATATGCTTCCAGTTCTTCATCTGAGGGAGCAAACTCCTGTCCAAAACAAAATAGGGATCAAAGGGTGACCGTTAACCTTTGTGAAGATGTAAGGGATTGAGAGGGACTCCTGGACAGCCCCAGTACTCCAAGAGATATTCCCACAAGAGATTCAAGAACATCCCCATAAGACTCCCTACATTGGGCCCTGGACAACCCTTACCTTCTTGAAGATCATGACATATCTGCTTTCCTCATCATCCCCAAAAGAGAAAGAAGTCAATCCAGCCACTTCCACCACATCATGCCTGAGACACAAAGAGAACCAGAAATCAGTGCTTAAGGCCACACCAGAACTGGCACAGGCATGGGTTAAACAGATTGTTGTGCATTACTTACACTATTACCAATGGTTCATACTTGCTCATAGCATGCAGATCACCTGTTATACACACTCCATTACAACAGAGAGGACACACATGGTGATGTTCATGATGTGCTCTGCCTGCAGCTAGATCTCAGCTGGCCTCAGTCAGAGGACATCATTTCACCAAGTCTGGTTTGACTTCTAAGAAGAGACATTTTGGCAGGGTATATGACCTTAAGGTGGACAGGCACATGGTCCACTTGGATCTCTTTTACCTGCAGGAAGGGATCTCACCAGACTGGAACAGCTGACTTACCCAATCTGGGTCAAAGAAACACATATTAAATGTCCCAGAGGTCACAATTCCTGTTAGACTGTTCAGTGAGAAATTTGGTCTGATAGAGGTCTACAGGACTTCAGGGAAAGCCAGAAAAAGgtgaatttcctttcctttaatcGGGTTGTACAGTTCTGAACAAATGGGttgttatcccctcctaccagcagatggaggtacagAAACTGATCTTTTCCAGTGAACTCACCAGTATAATCTGCTGGTGCTCAGTGAAAACCTCAGTATGCATCTGCCAAAGTAAAAGGTCCCTTTGTAACACACACCCCTGCCCATCAACTACTGTATCAACAAGCGAGCATAACACCACAGAGTAGTACTTACCACCCTGGCATACTTCCAGAACAAacaggtttgtttgtttaacTGAAAAGGAAAGCGCAGAATACCCCATGAGCCTTGGGCCTTAGTCTTTTGAGGGTGGATCTCAGAACGGTACAgcctgactaaaggaaaggaaattatcgggtaagacataatttcagcTTCCTAGTCATCTAGGCTGTGGTGTTCTGAACAAGTGGAATGCATCAAAGCAGATCTACTGGGTGGAAAAAGACAAAGTCCCTAATGACAGCTCTGCCAAAGTCCGAGCAGGCACCATTCAGcacatccaacctgtaatgcttcacaaaagaatgGAGCAATGACCAGATCACCACCCTAGAAATCTCATCTGGGGCCTTCGCCCAGGAGGTAGCTTGTGCCCGAGTGGGCTTTCAAGCCCGGAGGCGCCTGACAATTCCTACAAATGTATGTGGCTTCAATAGCTGTCTTGATCCATCTCGCAATAGAGGCCTTAAATGCTGCTTAGGCCTTTTGAAGGCCAtggaaaaggacaaagaggtgatcagaaaaaaataattagTCTCCTTCAGGTAGCGTAGCAGCATCTGCTGAATGTTTAGCTTGTATAACCTCTGGTCTGCAGGATCAGAGCTGTCCACTACAAAGGAGGGCAAACAGACCTCCTGGTTCACATGGAACGTAGAAACCAGCTTGGGAAGAACAGAAGGAACCATGAAAAGGGAAACCAAATCTTAAGAAAAGGAAAGATACAAGTCCTGGCAAGACAAAGCCTATAACTC is drawn from Microcaecilia unicolor chromosome 14, aMicUni1.1, whole genome shotgun sequence and contains these coding sequences:
- the SPAG7 gene encoding sperm-associated antigen 7, whose translation is MADLLGSILNSMEKPPTVGDSESRRRAREQEARLKKIQEQEKRRKVEFRKQMEKEVCDFIQDSEQTKKKFQPMGKIERSILHDVVEVAGLTSFSFGDDEESRYVMIFKKEFAPSDEELEAYRKGEAWDPQKAGEKRKLKELAQKEAEEEALKGPMKVNPNTNYKDKYSHLIGKVAAKDAAHTLEANKAYGCVPVANKRDTRSIEEAMNEIRAKKRLKQSEDDGPGSSNS